The stretch of DNA ATTCCTTAATTCCTCCTTACCTCAGTGGAAATCGtcctgaggtcaaggaaaggtgtcacAAAtggtttcaggtgattatacattaATGAAAACCTAATTATGAATACTGTAAGTTATATATTTCTGCAGATAGATCCCCTAAATTACACAAACTAGATCTTTAAAACCAATTAGAGGATTTGTTCTtcagtgctgaaaaaaaaaggtaactcGACATTGGACCATCATACAAAAATGTAACCAGTCTGTTCTAAGTGttgacaaaatgaaagacattCACACAACGGTTTAAATATTGGCAGTCTTTATTTCAACAAGACTAAGAAATGTTgtttaatatacattttctcTTACAATTTAACATCTatctcatcttgttttttcccatAGCATTTAGGAGATACTCTGACAAGTAAAAATCTGGTGTAATGTTACGGCCTCTTTCAGAGACATCTAAAAACGGCTGctctttatttacatatttcgttttgatttttttctcgcTCTTTTAAGTCacgtctctcactctctcctcctttaGAAAGTGAGTCCTCTCTGTTCTTGTGGGCCAAAGGCAGAAGTACAGGTTTCAACACTTGTCCAACTCAACTTTAAAAGTCACTAGACTGAGGTTGGCTCTGTGGATGGAAAGAACACCATCCAGCAGCTGGACCAACTCCTGCCAGCCGTGAAATGTTTTGCTGCCCCGGCCCgcaaacacagacatttacCATCATCACCCAAAAGCTTTCCTCTGACTCTCAGAAAGTTGGGGTTTCTTCACACTTGACAAACTTGCTTCCACATGACACGAACACATGCACAAGCCCTTGTAGAAATGTTggtggaacatttaaaaaaaaaaaaaaaaaaagaatcagggGAATTGAACCTGTTACATGCAGAATTAATGTAAAATCGAACTGCTGCAGCCCCAAATACATCATGTTAAATTAAGGCTTCAGTTTTTGAATACAGGTTGCATAGATGTCTCATCAAATCAGATTCTTAGTAATGATCTTCTTGTATCCCTTTGTTTGGAGAAAATCTAATTGAATTACAAAGCCAAACAAGAGGCGAACAGGTTGTGTCCAGTATTGAACAACCAATTGTTTCAGACCTGAAGACAAATGTGAAAACGTGCGGATCCATTGCTCAATTTTAGCAAAATGCATATTCAAAGCCTCCAAATCTGAGACCAATTCAAATACTTTTGAGAAATTGATCGTGCTGCATATCGAAACATCCTGAACACTGTAGTTTGGATGATCTATGACAGTTCTAGAAGCGtttgaaatgacattaaattacATGCATAAATTACTGTACAGAAGCTACATGAGGCAGCATCAGTTGAGAGATGAAATGGCCAGGTAATGCAACTTACAGACCCGCTCATCAAATtagaaagacaaaataaaatcttatGTTGTGCTCGTCAGCTGGTAACAATAAACTCAAAAACACCCTTCGGGAGAATCTgagaagataagataaaaatcatcaacatctacattctttttttgttaattacTTTTCCGAGTTGCTAATAATGTaccaaggtaaaaaaacaaaaaacaaaaccaaagatCAGGCACCACATGTATTAATTTTGGTAGCACTTGTGACAATACTTCAACATTCCACCTCGAAGTCGAAATGATGAGAACGTGAGGATGAGGATAGGTAGATCAAACGGTTCCAATTGAGTCCATTCATAGTTTAAGAGGTACATGTGTGTATTGTGGGGCAGGGGCGGGGGgatgtgagggggaaaaaaaagtcccccAAAACACTGTGCACGCTGACCAAAAGTGCCCCCATGTTCTGTGCACGCCGACCTCGTCCACCACCTAAAAACTAGCAGTAAATTCCACTGTAGTACCTAATATATATCTGCATAccaaaaaatatctaaaaaattACAACACCGCTTCGACATTAAACCCTGTATTAAAATAATCTTtccttgattttgttttgatcaaagcaccttctttttgttcctcttctttAGTTTAACGTGAAATGCTCTGAACGTACGCGCCGCCACCTTCTCTTTTCAAAACAGTAAGACTGCATGGAGTCAGATCTTCTGTGCTGAATTGAGCTTACAGTACCAAAAAAGGGCTTTCAGGACTTTTCAGCTTTGCCTTCTGTCGGGGTAACGCCAGGGGAGTCCCCTCTCCTTCCACCAGGTCGCCAGCCACTTGTCTCAACTCTCATCACGTGCCTTTAATCCGCTCGGCTGCATTGACAACGGGAGCATGCATGAGGTATGACCTTGCTATTGAGGTGTTTAagatgaggaaacaaaaaaaagaaagaatgtggaaattaaaaaagttaGGTCGTGATAATGCTCGTAGCGGATGTACAGTGTGGCTCACAGAGCGCCCGACAAGCTTTTCTAAAGACCGAGTCCATCTCCTGGTGAAACATCGACACCTGTGCTGTAtcgtctctctctgtatttctgACAGATGAGCGGCAGCTTTCAAACTGAACTAACGCTCGAACCGTTCCTTAGTGGAGATCGACACGTTCAGCTTCATATGCTTTGACTGGTTgatgtatgtaaatgtataaatgcaCAGACACCAAACATTCACAGTATGCACATTGACAATGTgcaaggttgttgttgttgtagtgggacATTAACACCCACGACAACGTTAAATGATTTGTTGATCTCTGAATCATGGAAAGAGGGACAATCCTCAGAAATATGAAGATGTGTCCCACCACAGGCACTCAATGTTCAAGTTAACGTCTCGCTCATCATTTAGTTATCAGGTGGCTGTCACTAAAGAAGGCACACAAATGacttatgaaaacaaattgCCAACGTGAGACAATTATATAACGTTTGTAATGCTGCAAGCAGAACCATAGAGGAGTAAAAGTTTATctggggaggaaggggggaaaagtggATTTCTTGGGAAGAAAATCATATTGCTGTACACTGATGTCcttaaaaacatacaaacaaataattaaaagtgaagttattataatattaagaagagtctccccccctccccaatgGCGGACAGTCCAAGGTCCTGAAGGCagtcttttttaaaagtctctCTGACAGTTTCCCCCTTCACTCCGTCATTCCTGGTCGTTCTCGTCCTCTCCCTGCCAAGCCAGTCTTATCTCCAGTGGGGAGCGAGCAGGGCCAGGGCCATCCCGCAGAGCGCCAGCGCCATGCTTCCACGTGAGGCGGCCCCAGCCGACGGACTTCTGTCCACCACCACTTGATTGACCCGGGGATTGCCCGTGTTCGGTGGAGTGGAGAAGTACATGTCCCGGTCCGTGTCGCAGGACGGGGAGTCGCAACCGCtgccgctctcctctcctccgctgccaTCGTCatctggaagaaagaaaaaaaaaccccacagaggGTTAGACGTTGGCAGCGAGGACATTGAACATTAGGTTATAAAGAAAACCatgaagaataataatagtCCTCACCGATATCGGTAGAGATGTCGTGGCCGCTGTGCGCAGCTTTGAGCCAACTCGTCATTTCCTTCAAAGCTGCAATCTGACTGCGTATCACGATGTCTGGCTTCGTTATGTCCACGTCAACGTCAGGGTTGGACACCTGATTGGCCAGTCCGTTGCCAATGACAACTGACTCGTACCTGTGCAGAATGAGAGTCAATATTAGTCCAGATGTTGGGTTACATGAAAGGGCTACACAGCTCACATATGTGTGGTGTGTTTATCTTACCTGCTCTTTGCTGTTCCGTTCCAGCAATCATCGCCTGGTGCAATCCTCTCCCCTGCACACACCGTCTCTGGCAATGTGGACCAGAACTTCTTTGCAtgtttcagcttcttcttcacatCAGTTGtctatgtggaaaaaaaaagtccacaaagaagaggtcagaaacaacaataaaaatcaaagcaaCAGTGGTCCAACCTGTGCTCCAAGATTTTATTAGACCTTACCAATCGGTCTAAACTGGTGCCAGCAGCGGTGGTGGGCCTAGCATCGGGGCTGTAGGGGCGGAAGCGGCCAGTAAAACCGGTTTCTTTGAGAGAACGCTTGGAACGGAAGGCCTTGCTTGGCTTGGGCTGCCCACAACCCTGGAAAACCTATCAGAGGTGGAAAAGAATAAAGTGAAGTAAGTGGAACTGAACCGTTTTTATATTCATCGTCTGTCCTGTAATGATACTGTAAGATTATACTGACTTTCTGCGACACTTGCATGCTGTTCTCCTGCATGTTCATGATGGCCTCTGAGATCTTCACGTCGATGGGATCCATGACGGACTCAAAGTTAAAGGGACCTTCGAGCCTCTCAGCTAGACTAAGCATGGCATCTGAAAAGcaaaagatgagaaaataagataaaacGATTCATTGGAAACTTTACTGTTCTTCATTCTGAGCAGGACGTTACAAAAGacagccactagggggcagcacACGGCAGCGGGCAGGTGAAATGAGAATGTGGACAGAAAAACTGTCTCCACAGATTGGACCAGTGTCCTGAGCcgtcagaaataaaaaaataagtaatggTGGTATAGAAGCATACAAGCTAGTCATTtagaatgtaataaaatatattaaaaaaagattgatatttgTGCCAGCCTGAATTTAAGGAAACATATCTGGGTCTTTGTTTACACAACATAAGAACTGCTAATCCTGAGGGCTACAACATCCACAGCATGCGCAGcccgtccctccctctctccatttaTTTAAACAAGATACTAAAGAATGAGGGATgagtttgttcatgttttttacAATACGCTGTGTTACTTTGTAAAACATGCTCTTGCCAAACAATAGTGCAATATACCCGGTGAACACCAATCCTGCGGTGTCGCACTGGTTCGATGCTCACAAGGGCAAAGACGGAGCACGTTTAGATAAAACCAGTTGAGATTAGATAAAACTTTAATGATCGTCAGTGAAATGTGAGCACCGCAGTGGCAACATGTCCAAGAATGCAGAAGCGGGGAGTCgtataaatatgttttgttgcCAGTTTAAACACTTGAAGCCGTTACTGGTGAGAGCAAGGTGCATTAACGGTCAGGTTTGCTTGATAATGGCCGCGGAAAAAGTGTCCTTGTTCACATGACTGTTTGCTTACCGAGGAAGTTGTTCCATTCCGTGTCCAGGTCGGCCTGGTTGGCCAAACACCCACGCATCACATTCAGACAGTAATTCTGGCAGGGTTTCAAGGCCACTTGGCCCGAGCAGTAGGGACAGTACATCATCTTCATGACCGCTCGCACACAGCTGGGAGACGCACTGACCTGGAAGAGGCAGAGGGCAGTGAGCCATCACCGtgccacagcaacaacactgaTCCAACACCAACACATACTTCAGACTATGAAAGAGCATGAG from Scophthalmus maximus strain ysfricsl-2021 chromosome 9, ASM2237912v1, whole genome shotgun sequence encodes:
- the gpc4 gene encoding glypican-4; its protein translation is MKTPLLLCVACTLVALSASATAEQKLKNCNEVRAAYSSKGFNVNDVPNKGVNGAPLKVCPQGFSCCTVEMEEKLSQQSHSDMKAPVSRLSTNLQSTFRQKHDHFDKFFRELLKNAELSLHNMFVRTYGMMYVQNAELFKNFFEALTRYYASGSAAVNLDSMLSDFWADLLERMFRLVNVQHEFSDAYMECVSRHTEQLQPFGDVPRKLRIQLTRAFVAARTFVRGLALMPEVVNKVSTVSASPSCVRAVMKMMYCPYCSGQVALKPCQNYCLNVMRGCLANQADLDTEWNNFLDAMLSLAERLEGPFNFESVMDPIDVKISEAIMNMQENSMQVSQKVFQGCGQPKPSKAFRSKRSLKETGFTGRFRPYSPDARPTTAAGTSLDRLTTDVKKKLKHAKKFWSTLPETVCAGERIAPGDDCWNGTAKSRYESVVIGNGLANQVSNPDVDVDITKPDIVIRSQIAALKEMTSWLKAAHSGHDISTDIDDDGSGGEESGSGCDSPSCDTDRDMYFSTPPNTGNPRVNQVVVDRSPSAGAASRGSMALALCGMALALLAPHWR